One window from the genome of Pseudonocardia hierapolitana encodes:
- the prmC gene encoding peptide chain release factor N(5)-glutamine methyltransferase, with product MSRKPLRLAILEAERVLAGAGVASPRVDAEMLAAHVVGVERGKLMMHPLVDAPALDALRKLVDRRAAREPLQHLLGTAALGPVQVAVGPGVFTPRPETELLLEWGLREIADVAAPVVVDLCTGTAALALAVAACRPDAVVHAVELDPAALSWAHRNVAEHVAAGGTTVTLHAADVRRPDLLVELETHVDLVLCNPPYVPDGTPLPPEVTGWDPPTALYGGPDGLEIIRAVISASAALLRYGGGLAIEHDDTHGEAVPALMRRRRVLTDVEEHFDLAGRPRFATARRRPLHPA from the coding sequence GTGAGCCGGAAGCCGCTGCGGCTGGCCATCCTCGAGGCCGAGCGGGTGCTCGCCGGGGCCGGGGTGGCCTCGCCCCGGGTGGACGCGGAGATGCTCGCGGCGCACGTCGTCGGCGTCGAGCGGGGCAAGCTGATGATGCACCCCCTCGTCGACGCTCCCGCCCTGGACGCGTTGCGCAAGCTGGTCGACCGCAGGGCCGCGCGTGAGCCGCTGCAACACCTGCTCGGCACGGCGGCGCTCGGGCCCGTGCAGGTCGCCGTGGGGCCCGGGGTGTTCACGCCACGCCCCGAGACCGAGCTGCTGCTCGAGTGGGGGCTGCGCGAGATCGCCGACGTCGCCGCGCCGGTGGTCGTCGACCTGTGCACCGGCACCGCAGCCCTCGCCCTCGCCGTCGCGGCGTGCCGCCCGGACGCCGTGGTGCACGCCGTCGAGCTCGACCCCGCCGCCCTGAGCTGGGCGCACCGCAACGTCGCCGAGCACGTCGCCGCGGGCGGCACCACCGTCACGCTGCACGCTGCCGACGTGCGCCGGCCCGACCTGCTCGTCGAGCTCGAGACCCACGTCGACCTCGTGCTCTGCAACCCGCCCTACGTCCCCGACGGCACCCCGTTGCCGCCGGAGGTCACCGGCTGGGACCCGCCCACGGCCCTCTACGGCGGGCCGGACGGGCTGGAGATCATCCGTGCCGTCATCTCGGCGTCCGCGGCCCTGCTGCGCTACGGCGGCGGGCTCGCGATCGAGCACGACGACACCCACGGCGAGGCCGTCCCCGCCCTGATGCGCCGCCGCCGCGTGCTGACGGACGTGGAGGAGCACTTCGACCTGGCCGGTCGCCCCCGCTTCGCCACCGCCCGCCGCCGCCCCCTCCACCCCGCCTGA
- the thrB gene encoding homoserine kinase produces MGRPREVRVRVPGSSANLGPGFDTLGLALGLYDEVEVSVASDGVAIEVTGEGAGRVPCDEAHLVVRAMRSAWDVVGDAPPGIRMRCNNAIPHSRGLGSSAAAAVAGATAAVVLAGRDAELERDTILHVAAGMEGHADNAAASLLGGFVVAWEATGNNPRPFHAVRLETHPGIHPVALVAGIESLTSTTRGLLPERVPLADAAFTGSRTALAVLAFTQRPELLLAATEDRLHQNYRRPAYPASAALVDTLRDRGIPAAISGAGPTVLALTTDGTLPPDLDLHGFTALALPVDGVGATVEID; encoded by the coding sequence ATGGGTCGCCCCCGCGAGGTCCGGGTGCGGGTGCCGGGTTCGTCGGCGAACCTCGGGCCCGGCTTCGACACGCTCGGGCTCGCGCTCGGCCTGTACGACGAGGTCGAGGTGTCGGTGGCGTCCGACGGCGTCGCGATCGAGGTGACCGGGGAGGGCGCGGGCCGCGTGCCGTGCGACGAGGCCCACCTCGTGGTGCGGGCGATGCGCTCGGCATGGGACGTGGTCGGGGACGCCCCGCCCGGCATCCGGATGCGGTGCAACAACGCGATCCCGCACTCGCGCGGGCTGGGCAGCTCGGCGGCCGCCGCCGTGGCGGGCGCGACGGCGGCCGTCGTGCTCGCCGGGCGCGACGCGGAGCTGGAGCGCGACACGATCCTGCACGTCGCGGCGGGGATGGAGGGCCACGCCGACAACGCGGCGGCCAGCCTGCTCGGCGGGTTCGTTGTCGCCTGGGAAGCGACCGGGAATAACCCGCGGCCCTTCCACGCTGTACGGCTCGAGACGCACCCGGGCATCCATCCGGTTGCGCTCGTCGCAGGAATCGAGTCGCTCACCAGCACCACGCGCGGGCTGCTGCCCGAGCGCGTCCCGCTGGCCGACGCCGCTTTCACCGGCAGCCGCACCGCGCTCGCCGTGCTGGCCTTCACCCAGCGCCCCGAGCTGCTGCTCGCGGCCACGGAGGACCGGCTCCACCAGAACTACCGGCGCCCGGCCTATCCGGCGTCGGCCGCCCTGGTCGACACGCTGCGTGACCGCGGCATCCCGGCCGCGATCTCGGGAGCGGGCCCCACCGTGCTGGCCCTCACCACCGACGGCACCTTGCCGCCGGACCTGGACCTTCACGGCTTCACCGCCCTCGCGCTGCCCGTCGACGGGGTGGGTGCGACGGTGGAGATCGACTGA
- a CDS encoding TetR/AcrR family transcriptional regulator: protein MTAPGARARVRAELTREIVEAARRHLATEGAAGLSLRAVARELGMASSAVYRYFASRDELLTALIVEAYDALGAAAERAESAVARADLRGRWRATCRAAREWALAHPHEYALVYGSPVPGYAAPEATVGPASRVGVLLCRVVADGVAAGTVQARPDGPTAGAVLTPGVAERLGLPEALAPRVVTAWSGLYGAVSFEVFGQTHKVVADHAAYFDAAVERLADLVPLP from the coding sequence GTGACCGCCCCCGGAGCCCGTGCGCGCGTGCGCGCCGAACTGACCCGCGAAATCGTCGAGGCGGCCCGCCGCCACCTGGCCACCGAGGGCGCGGCGGGGCTGTCGCTTCGGGCCGTCGCCCGCGAGCTCGGCATGGCCTCCTCGGCGGTGTACCGCTACTTCGCGAGCCGCGACGAGCTGCTCACGGCCCTGATCGTCGAGGCGTACGACGCGCTCGGGGCGGCGGCGGAGCGGGCCGAGTCGGCCGTGGCGCGCGCCGATCTGCGCGGGCGCTGGCGGGCCACCTGCCGCGCGGCGCGGGAGTGGGCGCTGGCGCACCCGCACGAGTACGCGCTGGTCTACGGCTCCCCCGTGCCGGGCTACGCCGCCCCGGAGGCCACCGTCGGCCCGGCGTCGCGGGTCGGTGTGCTGCTGTGCCGGGTGGTGGCCGACGGCGTCGCCGCAGGCACCGTCCAGGCGCGGCCGGACGGACCCACCGCGGGCGCGGTACTCACCCCGGGCGTCGCCGAGCGCCTCGGCCTGCCGGAGGCGCTCGCTCCGAGGGTGGTCACGGCATGGAGCGGGCTCTACGGGGCGGTCAGCTTCGAGGTGTTCGGCCAGACCCACAAGGTGGTGGCCGACCACGCGGCCTACTTCGACGCCGCGGTCGAGCGCCTCGCGGACCTGGTCCCGCTCCCCTGA
- the prfA gene encoding peptide chain release factor 1, with protein MTTAPAVEAVLAEHAELELRLADPSVHADPATARKLGRRYSEIGPIVAVARELASARADIVTARELAAEDASFAAEAQELAEKIPVLERRLAELLVPRDPHDGDDVIMEIKSGEGGEESALFAADLARMYLRYAERRGWSTQIIDSVPSDLGGYKDLTVLVRSREPVADGVWSALKFEGGVHRVQRVPVTESQGRIHTSAAGVLVYPDTGEDADVEIDENDLRIDVFRSSGHGGQSVNTTDSAVRITHLPTGIVVSCQNERSQLQNRARAMEVLRSRLQALAEEEAAAKASADRRSQVRTVDRSERIRTYNFPENRISDHRVGYKAHNLSAVLDGDLDGVVDALQAAERAEAVGS; from the coding sequence ATGACGACAGCGCCGGCCGTCGAGGCCGTGCTCGCCGAGCACGCCGAGCTGGAGCTGCGGCTCGCCGACCCGTCCGTGCACGCCGACCCCGCCACGGCACGCAAGCTGGGCAGGCGGTACTCGGAGATCGGGCCGATCGTCGCCGTCGCCCGTGAGCTCGCCTCGGCCCGCGCCGACATCGTCACCGCCCGCGAGCTCGCGGCGGAGGACGCGTCATTCGCCGCCGAGGCCCAGGAGCTGGCCGAGAAGATCCCGGTGCTCGAGCGACGGCTCGCCGAGCTGCTCGTGCCCCGTGACCCCCACGACGGCGACGACGTCATCATGGAGATCAAGTCGGGGGAGGGCGGCGAGGAGTCGGCCCTCTTCGCGGCCGACCTCGCCCGCATGTACCTGCGCTACGCCGAGCGCCGCGGCTGGTCCACGCAGATCATCGACTCGGTGCCGTCCGACCTCGGCGGCTACAAGGACCTCACGGTCCTGGTGCGCTCGCGCGAGCCGGTCGCCGACGGCGTCTGGTCGGCGCTGAAGTTCGAGGGCGGGGTACACCGAGTGCAGCGGGTGCCGGTCACCGAGTCGCAGGGGCGCATCCACACCTCCGCCGCGGGCGTGCTCGTCTACCCGGACACCGGCGAGGACGCCGACGTCGAGATCGACGAGAACGACCTGCGCATCGACGTGTTCCGCTCCTCCGGCCACGGCGGGCAGAGCGTCAACACCACCGACTCCGCCGTCCGCATCACGCACCTTCCCACCGGCATCGTCGTGAGCTGCCAGAACGAGCGCTCGCAGCTGCAGAACCGGGCCCGCGCCATGGAGGTGCTGCGCTCGCGGCTGCAGGCCCTCGCCGAGGAGGAGGCCGCGGCGAAGGCGTCGGCCGACCGGCGTTCCCAGGTGCGCACGGTCGACCGCTCCGAGCGCATCCGCACCTACAACTTCCCGGAGAACCGCATCTCCGACCACCGCGTCGGCTACAAGGCCCACAACCTCTCGGCCGTGCTGGACGGCGACCTGGACGGTGTGGTGGATGCGCTGCAGGCGGCCGAGCGCGCGGAGGCCGTGGGCTCGTGA
- the rho gene encoding transcription termination factor Rho: MSETDLVSTEAAPAPRKRGGLSGMVLAELRQLAGELNIPDIAGMRKGDLIAAIKEKQGAPPSRKRSAAAQPTLPGTGDEAAAAPASAEAPAVNGAAPASAPAADAPVADAAPAAAPTRRRRAASRPAGAPSVTSTVNGAAVADAAPAAPATTAAPAADTADTAEKVEKAEKVEKAEKPADTDGSAPAAGTSTGTEAADTAAPTRRTRQSRRNRAEQQAEQAQQQAEATTSAAPAEEQREGGRDSGDARPDNRREGGRDRGGRDNRDSNRDARDTNRDRDNNRDRDRDSSRDRDNNRDRDNSNRDNRGDRPDNRSDTRSDTRGPRDNRPDDDGDDDGDGRGRRGRRFRDRRRGRDRDRDRSSGSGGQGNVDTEVRDGDVLLPVAGIVDILDNYAFVRTTGYLSGPTDVYVSLSMVRKYGLRRGDAITGAVREPREGEQSRQKFNPLVRVDTINGQDPETSKQRPEFTKLTPLYPNERLRLETEPHKLTTRVIDLVMPVGKGQRALIVSPPKAGKTTIMQNIANAITTNNPECHLMVVLVDERPEEVTDMQRSVKGEVIASTFDRPPTDHTTVAELSIERAKRLVELGHDVVVLLDNITRLGRAYNLAAPASGRILSGGVDSTALYPPKRFLGAARNIEDGGSLTIFATALVETGSTMDTVIFEEFKGTGNAELRLDRKIADKRVFPAIDVGDSGTRKEELIMSPDEYAVMVKLRRVLAALDDQQAIDLLLTQLRKTRTNIEFLMQVAKSTPGADND; encoded by the coding sequence GTGAGCGAGACCGATCTCGTCAGCACCGAGGCTGCCCCCGCCCCTCGCAAGCGCGGCGGCCTCAGCGGCATGGTGCTGGCGGAGCTCCGCCAGCTGGCCGGCGAGCTGAACATCCCGGACATCGCCGGGATGCGGAAGGGCGACCTGATCGCCGCCATCAAGGAGAAGCAGGGTGCGCCGCCGAGCCGCAAGCGCTCCGCCGCCGCCCAGCCCACCCTCCCCGGCACCGGTGACGAGGCCGCCGCCGCTCCGGCGAGCGCCGAAGCGCCCGCCGTCAACGGCGCTGCTCCTGCCTCCGCCCCCGCTGCCGACGCTCCCGTTGCCGACGCCGCCCCCGCGGCGGCCCCCACCCGGCGTCGCCGGGCAGCCTCGCGGCCTGCGGGCGCGCCGTCCGTCACGTCCACCGTGAACGGTGCCGCGGTCGCCGACGCCGCTCCTGCCGCCCCGGCCACCACCGCCGCTCCCGCTGCCGACACGGCAGACACCGCGGAGAAGGTGGAGAAGGCCGAGAAGGTGGAGAAGGCGGAGAAGCCCGCCGACACCGACGGCTCCGCCCCCGCGGCCGGTACCAGCACCGGCACCGAGGCCGCCGACACCGCCGCGCCCACCCGGCGCACCCGGCAGAGCCGGCGCAACCGCGCCGAGCAGCAGGCCGAGCAGGCACAGCAGCAGGCGGAGGCCACGACGAGCGCCGCCCCGGCCGAGGAGCAGCGCGAGGGCGGCCGCGACAGCGGCGACGCGCGCCCCGACAACCGGCGCGAGGGCGGTCGTGACCGCGGCGGGCGGGACAACCGGGACAGCAACCGCGACGCGCGTGACACCAACCGCGACCGCGACAACAACCGCGACCGCGACCGCGACAGCAGCCGCGACCGGGACAACAACCGCGACCGCGACAACAGCAACCGCGACAACCGCGGCGACCGTCCGGACAACCGGAGCGACACCCGCTCCGACACCCGTGGCCCCCGCGACAACCGTCCGGACGACGACGGCGACGACGACGGCGACGGCAGGGGCAGGCGCGGCCGCCGGTTCCGCGACCGCCGTCGGGGCCGGGACCGCGACCGCGACCGCAGCAGCGGCAGCGGCGGCCAGGGCAACGTCGACACCGAGGTGCGCGACGGCGACGTGCTGCTGCCGGTCGCCGGCATCGTCGACATCCTCGACAACTACGCCTTCGTCCGCACCACCGGCTACCTGTCCGGGCCCACGGACGTCTACGTGTCGCTGTCGATGGTCCGCAAGTACGGGCTGCGCCGGGGCGACGCGATCACCGGCGCCGTGCGCGAGCCCCGCGAGGGCGAGCAGTCGCGGCAGAAGTTCAACCCGCTGGTCCGCGTCGACACGATCAACGGCCAGGACCCGGAGACGTCGAAGCAGCGGCCCGAGTTCACCAAGCTCACCCCGCTCTACCCGAACGAGCGGCTGCGCCTGGAGACCGAGCCGCACAAGCTCACCACGCGCGTGATCGACCTGGTCATGCCGGTGGGCAAGGGGCAGCGAGCGCTGATCGTGTCGCCGCCGAAGGCGGGCAAGACCACGATCATGCAGAACATCGCCAACGCGATCACCACGAACAACCCCGAATGCCACCTCATGGTCGTCCTCGTCGACGAGCGGCCGGAGGAGGTCACCGACATGCAGCGGTCGGTGAAGGGCGAGGTCATCGCGTCCACGTTCGACCGGCCGCCGACCGACCACACCACGGTCGCGGAGCTGTCGATCGAGCGGGCGAAGCGGCTCGTCGAGCTGGGCCACGACGTGGTCGTGCTGCTCGACAACATCACCCGCCTCGGCCGGGCCTACAACCTGGCCGCGCCGGCGTCGGGCCGCATCCTGTCCGGTGGTGTCGACTCCACGGCGCTGTACCCGCCGAAGCGGTTCCTCGGCGCCGCGCGCAACATCGAGGACGGCGGCTCGCTGACGATCTTCGCCACGGCGCTGGTCGAGACCGGGTCCACGATGGACACGGTGATCTTCGAGGAGTTCAAGGGCACCGGCAACGCCGAGCTCAGGCTCGACCGGAAGATCGCCGACAAGCGGGTCTTCCCGGCCATCGACGTGGGCGACTCCGGCACCCGCAAGGAAGAGCTGATCATGTCGCCGGACGAGTACGCCGTCATGGTCAAGCTCCGCAGGGTGCTCGCGGCGCTGGACGACCAGCAGGCCATCGACCTGCTGCTCACCCAGCTCCGCAAGACGCGCACCAACATCGAGTTCCTGATGCAGGTCGCGAAGAGCACCCCGGGCGCCGACAACGACTGA
- a CDS encoding glycosyltransferase family 4 protein, whose amino-acid sequence MAVPTLVLPIREFLLAGLTATVVTFLLVGPVRVLALRLGAVAWPRKRDVHVTPTPRWGGLAMLGGVLAGVGMAYQLPALRLAFDNNASEVGGVLLAALLLAAVGALDDRYDLDALTKFAGQTTAAGILVIFGVQWTVFFVPWGGSDSSESGSLLVLGQEQGVLLTVLLTVALVNAMNFVDGLDGLAAGVGMIAAAAVGLFTIGLVGRVGNDPSVYSPALIAAVLAGACLGFLPHNFNPARIFMGDSGSMLIGVLLAAATTSASGKISIIGADGKDVLALFAPLIVLAAVVFVPLLDLLMAVVRRTRKGLSPFSPDKMHLHHRLLEIGHSQRRAVLLIYLWAGVLAFGAVALALIDDPFIVLWAVGIGLVVAVLASAIPRVRAPR is encoded by the coding sequence GTGGCTGTCCCCACGCTCGTCCTGCCGATCCGGGAGTTCCTGCTCGCCGGTCTGACGGCGACGGTCGTGACGTTCCTGCTGGTCGGGCCGGTACGGGTGCTCGCGCTCCGGCTCGGCGCGGTGGCATGGCCGCGCAAGCGCGACGTGCACGTCACGCCCACCCCGCGCTGGGGTGGCCTGGCGATGCTCGGTGGCGTGCTCGCCGGCGTCGGGATGGCCTACCAGCTCCCGGCGCTGCGGCTGGCGTTCGACAACAACGCCTCAGAGGTGGGTGGCGTGCTGCTCGCCGCGCTGCTGCTCGCGGCCGTCGGTGCGCTGGACGACCGCTACGACCTCGACGCCCTCACCAAGTTCGCGGGCCAGACCACGGCCGCCGGGATCCTGGTGATCTTCGGTGTGCAGTGGACGGTGTTCTTCGTGCCGTGGGGCGGTTCCGACTCGAGCGAGTCCGGCTCACTCCTGGTGCTCGGCCAGGAGCAGGGCGTGCTGCTCACGGTGCTGCTCACGGTGGCGCTGGTCAACGCGATGAACTTCGTCGACGGGCTGGACGGGCTCGCCGCGGGCGTCGGGATGATCGCGGCGGCGGCCGTCGGCCTGTTCACGATCGGGCTGGTGGGGCGGGTCGGCAACGACCCGTCGGTGTACTCGCCCGCTCTGATCGCGGCCGTGCTGGCGGGTGCGTGCCTCGGCTTCCTGCCGCACAACTTCAACCCCGCCCGCATCTTCATGGGCGACTCCGGCTCCATGCTGATCGGCGTGCTGCTGGCCGCCGCCACCACGAGCGCCTCGGGCAAGATCTCGATCATCGGCGCGGACGGCAAGGACGTGCTGGCGCTCTTCGCGCCGCTCATCGTGCTGGCCGCCGTGGTGTTCGTGCCGCTGCTCGACCTGCTGATGGCCGTGGTGCGGCGCACCCGCAAGGGCCTCTCGCCGTTCTCGCCGGACAAGATGCACCTGCACCACCGCCTGCTCGAGATCGGGCACAGCCAGCGCCGCGCGGTACTGCTGATCTACCTGTGGGCCGGCGTGCTGGCGTTCGGCGCGGTGGCGCTGGCGCTGATCGACGACCCGTTCATCGTGCTGTGGGCGGTGGGGATCGGCCTGGTCGTGGCCGTGCTCGCCTCCGCCATCCCGAGAGTGAGGGCTCCAAGATGA
- a CDS encoding L-threonylcarbamoyladenylate synthase: MASTYDCAVPDQRTEGLAEAAKAVRAGRLVVLPTDTVYGIGCDAFSSAAVRNLLGAKQRGPDMPVPVLVGSWSTIDGLVLGVPKSARDLIEAFWPGGLSLVLPHAPSLKWDLGSTKGTVMLRMPLHPVALELLRDVGPMAVSSANVSGQPPAASTSEAQEQLGDKVAVYLDGGPSGEPVASTIVDLTGDAPRVLREGAVSTEAVAEVLGREVLPA, translated from the coding sequence GTGGCTTCCACGTACGACTGCGCGGTCCCTGACCAGCGCACAGAGGGTCTCGCCGAGGCGGCGAAGGCGGTGCGGGCCGGGCGGCTCGTCGTGCTGCCCACCGACACCGTCTACGGCATCGGCTGCGACGCGTTCAGCAGCGCGGCCGTGCGCAACCTGCTCGGTGCGAAGCAGCGCGGCCCGGACATGCCCGTCCCAGTGCTCGTCGGCTCGTGGTCGACGATCGACGGTCTCGTGCTCGGCGTGCCGAAGTCCGCCCGGGACCTGATCGAGGCGTTCTGGCCGGGTGGGCTGTCGCTGGTGCTGCCGCACGCCCCGTCGTTGAAGTGGGACCTCGGCTCGACCAAGGGCACCGTGATGCTCCGGATGCCGCTGCACCCGGTGGCCCTGGAGTTGCTGCGCGACGTCGGTCCGATGGCCGTCTCCAGCGCGAACGTCTCGGGGCAGCCGCCTGCCGCGTCGACGTCGGAGGCGCAGGAGCAGCTCGGTGACAAGGTGGCGGTCTACCTCGACGGCGGCCCGTCGGGGGAGCCGGTGGCGTCCACCATCGTGGACCTGACCGGCGACGCGCCGCGCGTGCTCCGCGAGGGCGCGGTCTCAACGGAGGCGGTGGCCGAGGTCCTGGGCCGAGAGGTGCTCCCGGCCTGA
- the atpE gene encoding ATP synthase F0 subunit C, producing the protein MTPLAQGAIEITGNLNAIGYGLAAIGPGIGVGIVFAAFINGVARQPEARGQLQGIAFIGMALSEALAILGLVLAFAL; encoded by the coding sequence ATGACCCCCCTCGCTCAGGGCGCAATCGAGATCACCGGCAACCTGAACGCCATCGGCTACGGTCTCGCCGCGATCGGCCCGGGCATCGGCGTGGGCATCGTCTTCGCCGCGTTCATCAACGGCGTCGCCCGCCAGCCGGAGGCCCGCGGCCAGCTGCAGGGCATCGCGTTCATCGGCATGGCGCTCTCCGAGGCGCTCGCGATCCTGGGCCTCGTGCTCGCCTTCGCGCTCTAG
- a CDS encoding AtpZ/AtpI family protein, producing MEPDQSHGGGAKPPPPGDAWTALSYLLSGFLLFGGIGWGLDALLGTGVFLPVGLLFGGAASLYLIYIRYVKS from the coding sequence ATGGAGCCGGACCAGTCGCATGGCGGCGGTGCGAAGCCGCCACCGCCGGGTGACGCGTGGACCGCTCTGTCCTATCTCCTGTCCGGGTTCCTGCTGTTCGGCGGGATCGGCTGGGGATTGGACGCACTGCTGGGCACGGGTGTGTTCCTGCCGGTCGGCTTGCTGTTCGGTGGGGCTGCCTCGCTGTACTTGATCTACATCAGGTACGTTAAGTCCTGA
- the atpB gene encoding F0F1 ATP synthase subunit A, whose amino-acid sequence MTILATAPAPGFDPPGVEDFQLPPIFDGVTKPVLLFVLAAIIVYAFFAYTSRRPQLVPSKAQFLGESFHGMVRNSIARDNIGPEYLKYVPYLTTLFAFILVNNLFGIVPLIQFPSFSHPGVAYALAIMSWLIYNVVGIRRHGFVGYLRVSTWPPGVPWWVRIILTPIEFLSNILLRPVTLSLRLFGNMFAGHLLLLVFILGGEYMLLHSESILLGVLSPFAFGMGIVFTFFEAFIQVVQAYVFTILTASYIGTVLADDH is encoded by the coding sequence GTGACCATCCTGGCCACCGCACCCGCCCCGGGCTTCGACCCCCCGGGTGTCGAGGACTTCCAGCTACCGCCGATCTTCGACGGGGTCACGAAGCCGGTTCTGCTCTTCGTGCTCGCCGCGATCATCGTGTACGCCTTCTTCGCCTACACGTCGCGGCGACCCCAGCTGGTGCCGAGCAAGGCGCAGTTCCTCGGCGAGTCGTTCCACGGCATGGTGCGGAACTCGATCGCCCGCGACAACATCGGGCCGGAGTACCTCAAGTACGTCCCGTACCTCACCACGCTGTTCGCCTTCATCCTGGTGAACAACCTGTTCGGGATCGTTCCGCTGATCCAGTTCCCGTCGTTCTCCCACCCGGGCGTCGCGTACGCCCTCGCGATCATGTCCTGGCTGATCTACAACGTGGTCGGGATCCGCAGGCACGGCTTCGTCGGCTACCTGCGGGTGTCCACCTGGCCGCCCGGGGTGCCGTGGTGGGTGCGGATCATCCTCACGCCGATCGAGTTCCTCTCGAACATTCTGCTGCGGCCGGTCACGCTGTCGCTGCGGCTCTTCGGGAACATGTTCGCCGGCCACCTGCTGCTGCTGGTGTTCATCCTCGGCGGCGAGTACATGCTGCTGCACTCCGAGTCGATCCTGCTCGGCGTCCTGTCGCCGTTCGCGTTCGGCATGGGCATCGTCTTCACGTTCTTCGAGGCCTTCATCCAGGTGGTGCAGGCCTACGTCTTCACGATTCTCACGGCGTCGTACATCGGCACCGTCCTCGCCGACGACCACTAG
- the glyA gene encoding serine hydroxymethyltransferase, translated as MSEQSTPFWGPDFDALQHQDPEIAGVVLDELDRLRGGLQLIASENLTSPAVLAALGSTLSNKYAEGYPGRRYYGGCEVVDRAEEIGNARARELFGADHVNLQPHSGASANFAVYAAFTQPGDTVLAMDLKQGGHLTHGSKVSFSGKWFNAVSYTVREDSELIDYDEVRDLALEHRPKLIIAGATAYPRLIDFAAFRQIADEVGAKLMVDAAHFIGLVAGKAIPSPVPFADVVTATTHKVLRGPRGGMILAKAEHAKAVDKAVFPFSQGGPLMHSVAAKAVAMREAAQPEYQAYASQVIANAQALAKALESEGMRPVSGGTDTHLALVDLRPIGVSGDQAETRCDAARITLNKNSIPYDPAPPLKPSGLRVGSPSVTTQGMTETDMAEIGTLLGRAVRAEHGTATGDAELAEVADAVSALVARAPAYPRA; from the coding sequence GTGAGCGAGCAGAGCACCCCGTTCTGGGGCCCGGACTTCGACGCGCTGCAGCACCAGGACCCGGAGATCGCGGGAGTGGTGCTCGACGAGCTGGACCGGCTGCGCGGCGGACTCCAGCTCATCGCCAGCGAGAACCTCACCAGCCCTGCCGTGCTGGCGGCGCTCGGGTCGACGCTGTCCAACAAGTACGCGGAGGGCTACCCCGGCCGGCGCTACTACGGCGGCTGCGAGGTCGTCGACCGCGCCGAGGAGATCGGCAACGCCCGGGCCAGGGAGCTCTTCGGGGCCGACCACGTCAACCTGCAGCCGCACTCGGGCGCATCGGCCAACTTCGCCGTCTACGCCGCGTTCACGCAGCCCGGCGACACCGTGCTCGCGATGGACCTCAAGCAGGGCGGCCACCTGACGCACGGCAGCAAGGTCAGCTTCTCCGGCAAGTGGTTCAACGCGGTGTCCTACACCGTGCGCGAGGACAGCGAGCTGATCGACTACGACGAGGTGCGCGACCTCGCCCTCGAACACCGCCCCAAGCTCATCATCGCCGGTGCAACGGCGTACCCGCGGCTGATCGACTTCGCCGCGTTCCGGCAGATCGCCGACGAGGTCGGCGCCAAGCTCATGGTCGACGCGGCCCACTTCATCGGGCTGGTGGCCGGTAAGGCGATCCCGTCGCCGGTCCCGTTCGCCGACGTCGTCACCGCCACCACGCACAAGGTGCTGCGCGGCCCCCGCGGCGGAATGATCCTCGCCAAGGCCGAGCACGCGAAGGCCGTCGACAAGGCGGTGTTCCCGTTCTCCCAGGGTGGCCCGCTCATGCACTCGGTCGCCGCGAAGGCCGTCGCGATGCGGGAGGCGGCCCAGCCGGAGTACCAGGCCTACGCGAGCCAGGTGATCGCCAACGCCCAGGCGCTGGCCAAGGCGCTCGAATCCGAGGGGATGCGCCCGGTCTCCGGTGGCACCGACACCCACCTCGCGCTGGTGGACCTGCGCCCCATCGGGGTCAGCGGCGACCAGGCCGAGACCCGCTGCGACGCGGCGCGGATCACCCTGAACAAGAACTCGATCCCCTACGACCCGGCGCCACCGCTCAAGCCCTCCGGCCTGCGCGTCGGCTCGCCGAGCGTCACCACGCAGGGGATGACCGAGACGGACATGGCCGAGATCGGCACGCTGCTGGGACGCGCGGTACGGGCCGAGCACGGCACCGCGACAGGGGACGCGGAGCTGGCCGAGGTGGCCGACGCGGTGTCGGCGCTCGTCGCGCGAGCCCCCGCGTACCCGCGCGCGTAA
- the rpmE gene encoding 50S ribosomal protein L31, which produces MRSGIHPEYVETQVVCGCGNSFTTRSTKTSGKMTVETCSACHPFYTGKQRILDSGGRVARFEARYGKRAGNKK; this is translated from the coding sequence GTGCGTTCAGGCATCCACCCCGAGTACGTCGAGACGCAGGTCGTCTGCGGTTGCGGCAACTCGTTCACCACCCGCAGCACCAAGACCAGCGGCAAGATGACGGTCGAGACGTGCTCGGCGTGTCACCCGTTCTACACCGGCAAGCAGCGGATCCTCGACTCCGGCGGCCGCGTCGCCCGGTTCGAGGCGCGCTACGGCAAGCGGGCCGGCAACAAGAAGTAG